A segment of the Streptomyces sp. ITFR-21 genome:
GGTCACAGCGAGGAGTTCACCCGGGAGGGCCCGGCCACCGTCGGCGCCTGCGAGCGCCACCTCGGTCCCGACCATCCGGTCACGGTCATCGCGTACAGCAACTACGCCTACGGCCTGCTCCACACCGGAAGCCCGGAAGGCGCGGAGGCCGCGGCCCGCACCGCGCTGGCCGCCCGTATCCGCCTGCACGGCCCGGAACACCCCCTGGTCTACTCCGCAACGCTCGTCCTGAGCTGGGCGCTGATGCTCCGTGGCACCCACGGCGAAGCCGTCGGGATGATGCGCGAGGCCGTCCAAGGGCGCGAGCGCCTCCTTGGACACGATCACCCGCTGTCAGTGAAGGCCCGCGTCCTCCTCGCCGAAAGGCTCATCGCCGCGGGCCGGAACGATGAGGGTCGTCAACTGATCCACACCGACTACGCGGAAGCGGAACGCATTTACGGAGTGGAAGATCCTGATCTGATCCGCATCCGTGCACTCGAGGCCTGATCGAGGTTTCGTCTCCCGTCGTACCGACGCCGCCCGCCGCTGCGCGGCCGAGCTCGGCGCGCGTGCGCACACCTCCGGCGACCGCGTGGTCGTCGGTCCGGGCGGCCGGGGGCGGCGCGCCCTCGCCCGCGGCTTGACCCACGTCATCCAGCGGCGCGGTGGTCCTGTCCCGGGCACTCCGACGGGTGGCGGGGTGGGGGTCTCCGGCCCCGCAGGCGTTTTCGAACGCGCCTCCGCGATGCACATCCACCGGCATCTGGTGTGTTCGCGGCGTGGGAACGTCAGTGGCTCCGTGAGCCGGCCATGACGTGCGGTCGGTTCCGCGGAGTCGGCACAGCATCCTTGCGTTCGCGGTGAGGCGGATTGCGGTCTCCGGGGACGGGAGGACGCCCCAGGGCCGGCGTATTCGAAAAAGTTGGCGGGAATTTCCCACCTACCGTGTGCGGGCCCGGTCGGCCTTCTCTCTGCAAGGCGCGCCCCGACTTCGGTGTGGCGCTCCGTGGCGGCTTGGCCACGCCTTTTAGCTGCGTACGGCTGTTCGGAATTTTTTCGGACAACCGAAAGGAGTCATTCCGGCTCCTTTCGCGTCGATATCAGTGTGCAGTGAAAACAACGGCGTTGGGCGGCCGGCCGGGCAGTGCCGGCGCCGGTGGAGCGATCGGGGCTGCCGCCCTGCGGCCTCGTCCGGAGAAGGGGAACCCTTATGTATCTCGGCAAGCTCGTACGGCGTGGCGTCATCGGCGGAGTTCTCGGGCTCGCCGCTACGGTGCTGCCCGCCGCGGCGGCGGCGCCCAGCGGCTGGCATGGCCTGGACGCCCGGGTGGACAGCGGTACCGGGCTGGCGGCCTGCGTGAGCCGGGCCCACCAGATGCGTCCCGGCGGCTGGACGTGTGTCGGTGGGACGCTGCGGGTGACGGTCGACGGCGGAGGGCAGGCGGTGGACCGTACGTACACCGTGGTAGGGGACACGGCCGTCGTCACCGCCGCGCCGGCGACGGCCGCAGCGCGGGACGACTACGACTCCTGGTGCGAGAACGGCTCGATCTGCGCCCGCAAGATCAACGCGTACACCTCGGAGGTCAAGGGCAACGCCGCCTACGGCGACGGCCACGGCGTCATCGGGACCTTTGACATCGTGTACCGCCAGAGTTTCGACGGGAAGCGCCCGCGCTGGCGGACCCTGCTCGACTGGGACACCGGTCCGCAGATCAACCCCGGTGCCTGGACCAACAACTGCCGGATCAACATCTCCGGCAAGGCCGACGGGTACTGCGGCAGGAACCCCGTCCATCTCAACACCATCGACCGGGCGCACACCCGTGCCTGGTGGCCCAGCAGCACCCGCTACGAGTACAACGACCAGCCGCTCAAGGACGCCCGCAAATACCACGACGACGGCTACGGGGAGTTCGTCGCCTTCGGGCACAAGCCGCTCTTCAAGGCGGGCGTGCTGCACACCGGCCGCTGGAGCAAGTGCAACACTCGCACGGGCTGCCAGTACTACCAGGTGCCCTGGCGTCCTTGAGTCAGCGGCTCCCGGTGACGCGCCCGGTCAGCGAGGCCATCACCTCGCCGCACAGGTCCACGAACGCGGCGGACAGGCGCTGTTCGACGCCGCGCCGGTCCGCGGCCTCGCAGAGGTGGTCGAGGACCGCGTCCAGGTCGTCGAAGCCGGACGGCGGGCGGAGCAGCCACACCCGGCCGGCCGGGCGGGCGGGAACTCCGACGGCGGCCAGGTCGGCGTTGGCGTCGCTCTCCAGCACCGCGAGGTCGTCCGGGGACAGCGGGTCGCACCGCACACCGGTGATCCGCCCCGCGGCGTCGGTGCGGGTCTCCACGGCCCACCGGGTGGACCGGTCGGGTACCCACACACGGTCGTCCTCGGGCCACACGTAGGGCAGGAACACCCACAGGGGGGCCTGCGGCGCGGGCTCCCAGCCGAATTCGGCGAGCTCTCTGACCTCGGGCAGCCGGTCCGGCTCCAGCTCGGTGCGCGAGGTCCTGCGCAGTGCCGCGGGGTGTGGTTGTCCGGCTTCGTCCCATCCCATGGGGATCAGCCTACGGTACGGTCCGGCCGGACGCCTTCGTCGCCGGGCGGACGCTCCGGCCTCAGAACAGCCGGTCCTCCGCCTTGTCGATACCGCGCAGTTCGTCGTAGTCGAGGACCACGCACCGGATGCCGCGGTCCTCGGCGAGGGTGCGGGCCTGCGGGGCGATGCTCTGGGCCGCGAGGACGCCGCCGACGGGCGCGAGCGTCGAGTCCCGGTTCAGGTACTCCAGGTAGCGCGTGAGCTGCTCCACGCCGTCGATCGTGGCACGGCGCTTGATCTCCACCGCCCAGTGCCGCGGCCGGGCGGAAGCGGTGGCCCTCTCGGCGGCCTTTCCGGTGTCCGGCCCGTCGAAGCCGCCGCCGGGCTCGATCCCGATGGTGACGGTGCCGGCGGTGGTGCCGGCGGTGGTGCCGGCGGCGTCCCGGCAGAGGATGTCCACCGGACCGATGGCGGTGGGGTACTCGCGGCGGACGAGGGTCCAGCCCTTGCCGAGGACCTCCATCCGGTCGGCGAGGAGCTCCTGGAGGTGGGCCTCCACGCCGTCCTTGACCAGTCCCGGGTCGACGCCGAGTTCGTGGGAGGAGTCGTGCAGTATCTCCTCGATGGTGATGATCAGTTGCTCGCCGGCCTTGTTGGTGACCGTCCAGAGGTTGTCCTCGGTCTCCTTGAACGAGCAGGGCGGGGACATCCAGTTGAGCGGTTTGTAGGCGCGGTCGTCGGCGTGCACCGACAGGCTTCCGTCGGCCTTGATCAGCAACAGCCGGGTGGCTGAGGGGAGATGGGCGGAGAGCCGGCCCGCGTAGTCGACGGAGCAGCGGGCGATCACGAGGCGCATGGACGGCAACGCTACTCGACCCCGCGCCCCCCGCGCGATTTCCCCGTCGTCCGGCCCGCCCGCCGCATCCGCCACCGGCGCCGCACGGGCGGACCCCGGCACCGTCCGACGGACCCGACAGGTGCCGACGGGCGCCGAGCGACGCCGACGGGCGCCGGGGGGCGCTGACGGGAACGGCCGGCAGCACCGGCCCGGCCGGCCCGGACCGGCGGAACGTACGGGTCCGGTCGGCCGGAGACCGCCGGACCCGAACGACTTGGGCCGACCCCGGGCGTCGGATGAAGAATGGCTGGTTGTGGGCGTCCGCTCCTGGTGCGCGCGCCGCGCGGGCGCCTACGGTTGGGGGCCCGAGGGGCAGGGTGCGGCGGTCGCCGGAAGCCGGCTCCCCGGAGCCCATTCCTCCATGGCCATCCAGGCATGGGGGGTGTACGCCCAGACCCCTTTCCTCAGAGGGGGTCATGAGAGGAGTACCCATGTCGCTCGACGTCTCACCGGCCCTTCTCGAAAAGGCCGAGCGAGGCGAGGTCGACGAGCAGGAGTTCGTCGACTGCGTCCGGACGTCCCTCCCGTACGCCTGGGAGATGATCAGCTCGCTGGTGGTGCAGCTCAAGGTCGACGGGGGGGAGTTCGCCGACAACCAGGTCCCGCCGCCGAGCGAGAAGGAGCGGGGCCAGCTGCTGCGCGCACTGGCGAGCGATGCGATACGCGGCGCGCTTCAGCGCCACTTCGGGGTGCGGCTGGCCTTCCAGAACTGTCACCGGGTCGCGGTGTTCCCGGTGGACCCGGCGGTGGACGAGGGCTACCGCACCTTCACCTCGGTCCGTTCCCAACTGCTCAACCAGTCTCCGGAGCTGCGGGACTGCTGAGTCCGCCGCGGCCAGCGGCGGCCCAGCGGTGACACCGGTGCCCACCGGGCTGTGAACGACCAGTGACGATCAACGGCGGTCCGCATCACCAGGCGTGCTCCCGAAACCGACACCCCACCAGTCCGCACCGGATCAGGCCAGTTCCGGGAGTACGTCACCGCCCAGCCGGGTCACGTTCTCCATTGTCGCGTCGAAGTCGCCGGACCCCTCGGCCAGCAGCGCGAAGCGCGTGATGCCGGTGGCCGCCGCGGTCGCCGCGAGCCGGTCGGCGCACAGCCGTGGCGGCCCCACCGGGTGCAGCGAGCACAGGAAATCGGTGTAGTCGAGCGGATCGCGCATCGTCCGTGGCTTGCCGTCGTACGTGCGGTGCGCCGACAGCCCCTGCCGGAACCAGCCGGGCATCGCCCTGCGCAGGATCTCGGCCGCGTCGAGCCGGGTGTCGGCGATCTGGACCACGCCCGCCGACACATGGTCCGCGGCGGCCACCGCGTCGGGGGAGTGCCCGGCGGCCAGCGCGGTGCGCCGCCACAGCCCGACCATGCCCGCCTTTTCCTCGTCGCCGCAGTGCATGCCCAGCAGCATCGGCAGCCCGCGCTCGGCGGCCAGCCGGACGGAGTCCGGCGACGTGCAGGCGACCACCACCGGCGGCGGACCGCCGCCGAGCTCGTCGGGACGCGGTACCACCGCCACCGGCGGGAAGGCGTACCGCGGGCCGTCCGCGCCGACCGCCGGTTCGCGCAGCCAGCGCAGCAGCAGGTCGAGCGACTCGGGGAAGCCGCTCTCGAAGGCGGCGAGACCGGTGCCGAAGACCTTCAGATCCAGCCAGGGTCCGCCGCGCCCCACGCCCAGCGTGAACCGGCCGCCGGACACCAGGTGCAGCAGCGTGGCCTGCTCGCCGAGCGCCACCGGGTGCGCGGTTGACAGCACGCTCACCGCGGTGCCCACCCCGATCCTGGACGTGCGGCCCAGCAGTACACCCGCGAGGGTGACCGCCGACGGGCAGACGCCGTACGGCACGAAGTGGTGTTCGGCCAGCCACACCGCGTCCAGGCCGGCGCTCTCCACCACCTCCGCCGTGCGTATCGACCGGCGCAGCGCCTCGGCCGCGCTCTGCCCCGGGAACTGGGCCGCGAGAACGAATGTCCCCACCCGCATCGCTCACTCCCTCCTGCTCTCTCCTGCTCCGATTCCGCTGATCCGCCGACGGCTCTGGTCCGTCTAACGCCTGGCACGTGCCTAAGGCACGCCCGTCGGCTGCCGTTCTGATGACTTTCTGATGTCGTACCGGATATCTGTCGGTGTCGTGCTGTTCAGCCGGCGGGGCGTGGGCCCGTACCCTGGACGGCGAGTCCGTGCCGCCCAGAAGAGCGCGAGGTGCGCCCATGTCACCGCGTCGAAACCACCCCCAGGGCGCCGGCCGCTCCGACGCCGGCCGGGGCGGCCCGGACGACTCGGAGCGCGAGTCGGGCTTCGGCTACGGCGGCACCGAGGAGTGGCAGGGCGAGGAGTGGATCGTCCGGCCGATCGCCGGCAGCGCCTCGGCCAAGCACTACCGCTGCCCCGGCTGCGACCAGGAGATCCCACCGGGCGTCGGCCATGTGGTGGCCTGGCGCGAGTACGGGGGAGTGGACGACCGGCGGCACTGGCACCGTGCCTGCTGGAACGCGAAGGACCGCCGCACCAGCAAGGTGCGGCGGTCCCGCAACGCGCCCCGGTACTGAGCCGGTGCGGAACCGCCGCCGCGCCGGTGCCCAGCCCGTGTCCGGCCGGCTGGTCGCCCGCTGATCCCCTGCCGGCCGACTGCCGGCCGCCCGCTGATCCCGTAGGGAGCGATGTCCCGGGCCGGGGGCGCCCGCTCAGACGTCCCGTACGTTGACCGTCACGAACGCCGCGCCCAGTGTCGCCGCCGTGACGCAGGCCAGCACGATCAGCTGGAGCAGGCCGGTCTGGTCGTCGCTGCCGATCATCGGGATGCGGTAGAGGGAGGCCAGGGAGTTGGGCGAGGAGAACCTGATCAGGTTCTCGCGCAGCGAGTCCAGGCTGTCCGGCAGGAAGATCGCCACCAGCAGCGGCAGCAGCACCACGCCCAGCATGGTGGTGACCGCGCCGGCCGAGTGCCGCAGCAGGGTACCGACGGCGAGCGCGAGCAGGCCGAGCAGCGCCACGTACAGGCCGACGCCGACCGTCGCGCCGAGCCACTCGGAGCCGCTGGCGGTGGTCACCCCGTCCCTGATCACCACGCCCGGCTGCGTGCTGTCGCCGTCGTAGGACAGCACATCCTTGCCGGACGTCACGCTCCAGCTCACCACCGCGGTGACCAGGCAGGCGACGGTCGTGGTGACGAAGGACACGGCGAAGAAGACGATCGCCTTGGCCGCCAGCACCCGGGAGCGCTGCGGGCACGAGGTGAAGGTGGTGCGGATCATGCCGGTGCCGTATTCGGAGCTGATCACCAGTACGCCGAGGGTGATGACCGCGAGCTGGCCCAGCAGCAGACCGAACAGGCCCGGCGCCAGGACCGGCACCGAGGTGTCGCTGCTGTTCGCGATCGGCACGACGATCAGCAGGTTGATGCCGATCACCAGGACCAACATCACGCCCAGCGTCCACATCGTGGAGCGCACCGACCAAATCTTGGTCCACTCCGAGCGCAGCGCGTGCGAGAGCCGGGTCCGCTCGACCGGGAGCTGCGAGGCGAACTGCCGAGCCTGCGGGTACGGGTACGTCTGCGGGCTCGTCATCGGATGTCCTGGTGGTCGGTGTCGGCGGAGTCCTGGGCGGGCGCGGGCGGTGCCACCGGGACCGTGGGCGCCGTGGGCGCCGTGGGCGCTGTGGGCGCGGCCGGTGCAGCGGGCGCGGCGAGTTCGGCCGGTGCGGGTGCGGGCAGTGCGGCCGGTGCCGGTACGGGTATCGGCCCGGTCGGCGCCACCGGTACGCGCGGCGGTCCGTACCCCTGCGGCGCCCCGTACCGCGGTTGCGGCGCCCCCGGCGCCCCCGGCTGCGGCGGTCGGCCCCAGGCCCCGGCCTCCTGCCGCGGTGCCTGCCGGAGGCCCTGGCGGGGGTCCTGCGTGGAGCGGTAGTCCACCGCGCCGCCGGTCAGCCGCATGTACGCCTCCTCCAACGACGCCTGGTGCGGGGAGAGCTCCCACAGCCGGACGTCCCGCTCGTGCGCGATGTCGCTGATCGTCGGCAGCGCGAGCCCGTCGACCCGCAACGCCCCGTCCTGCTGCGGCTGTACGGTGCCGCCCGCCGCGGTCAGCGCCTTGCTCAGCGTCTCCACCTGCTCGCCCCCGTCCGGGGTGCGCACCAGCGCGTATCCCGTCGAGTGCCGGGCGATGAAGTCCTTGACGCTCATGTCGGCGAGCAGCTGCCCCCGCCCGATCACGATCAGGTGGTCGGCGGTGAGCGCCATCTCGCTCATCAGGTGGCTGGAGACGAAGACCGTGCGGCC
Coding sequences within it:
- a CDS encoding eCIS core domain-containing protein, which gives rise to MHSRPDRGFVSRRTDAARRCAAELGARAHTSGDRVVVGPGGRGRRALARGLTHVIQRRGGPVPGTPTGGGVGVSGPAGVFERASAMHIHRHLVCSRRGNVSGSVSRP
- a CDS encoding DUF5956 family protein, giving the protein MGWDEAGQPHPAALRRTSRTELEPDRLPEVRELAEFGWEPAPQAPLWVFLPYVWPEDDRVWVPDRSTRWAVETRTDAAGRITGVRCDPLSPDDLAVLESDANADLAAVGVPARPAGRVWLLRPPSGFDDLDAVLDHLCEAADRRGVEQRLSAAFVDLCGEVMASLTGRVTGSR
- the nucS gene encoding endonuclease NucS codes for the protein MRLVIARCSVDYAGRLSAHLPSATRLLLIKADGSLSVHADDRAYKPLNWMSPPCSFKETEDNLWTVTNKAGEQLIITIEEILHDSSHELGVDPGLVKDGVEAHLQELLADRMEVLGKGWTLVRREYPTAIGPVDILCRDAAGTTAGTTAGTVTIGIEPGGGFDGPDTGKAAERATASARPRHWAVEIKRRATIDGVEQLTRYLEYLNRDSTLAPVGGVLAAQSIAPQARTLAEDRGIRCVVLDYDELRGIDKAEDRLF
- a CDS encoding SCO5389 family protein produces the protein MSLDVSPALLEKAERGEVDEQEFVDCVRTSLPYAWEMISSLVVQLKVDGGEFADNQVPPPSEKERGQLLRALASDAIRGALQRHFGVRLAFQNCHRVAVFPVDPAVDEGYRTFTSVRSQLLNQSPELRDC
- a CDS encoding LLM class flavin-dependent oxidoreductase, whose protein sequence is MRVGTFVLAAQFPGQSAAEALRRSIRTAEVVESAGLDAVWLAEHHFVPYGVCPSAVTLAGVLLGRTSRIGVGTAVSVLSTAHPVALGEQATLLHLVSGGRFTLGVGRGGPWLDLKVFGTGLAAFESGFPESLDLLLRWLREPAVGADGPRYAFPPVAVVPRPDELGGGPPPVVVACTSPDSVRLAAERGLPMLLGMHCGDEEKAGMVGLWRRTALAAGHSPDAVAAADHVSAGVVQIADTRLDAAEILRRAMPGWFRQGLSAHRTYDGKPRTMRDPLDYTDFLCSLHPVGPPRLCADRLAATAAATGITRFALLAEGSGDFDATMENVTRLGGDVLPELA
- a CDS encoding ATP/GTP-binding protein, which encodes MSPRRNHPQGAGRSDAGRGGPDDSERESGFGYGGTEEWQGEEWIVRPIAGSASAKHYRCPGCDQEIPPGVGHVVAWREYGGVDDRRHWHRACWNAKDRRTSKVRRSRNAPRY
- a CDS encoding ABC transporter permease subunit, whose amino-acid sequence is MTSPQTYPYPQARQFASQLPVERTRLSHALRSEWTKIWSVRSTMWTLGVMLVLVIGINLLIVVPIANSSDTSVPVLAPGLFGLLLGQLAVITLGVLVISSEYGTGMIRTTFTSCPQRSRVLAAKAIVFFAVSFVTTTVACLVTAVVSWSVTSGKDVLSYDGDSTQPGVVIRDGVTTASGSEWLGATVGVGLYVALLGLLALAVGTLLRHSAGAVTTMLGVVLLPLLVAIFLPDSLDSLRENLIRFSSPNSLASLYRIPMIGSDDQTGLLQLIVLACVTAATLGAAFVTVNVRDV
- a CDS encoding ABC transporter ATP-binding protein; the encoded protein is MIQAVGLTKQYGTKTAVFDLSFQVRPGTVTGFLGPNGSGKSTTMRMILGLDAPTSGEVTIGGLPYRKLPNAPRRVGALLDAKAVHGGRSARHHLLSLAQLSGIPARRVDEVLGVVGLQGVAGHRSKGFSLGMGQRLGIAGALLGDPEVLLFDEPVNGLDPEGIHWVRNLMRGLAAEGRTVFVSSHLMSEMALTADHLIVIGRGQLLADMSVKDFIARHSTGYALVRTPDGGEQVETLSKALTAAGGTVQPQQDGALRVDGLALPTISDIAHERDVRLWELSPHQASLEEAYMRLTGGAVDYRSTQDPRQGLRQAPRQEAGAWGRPPQPGAPGAPQPRYGAPQGYGPPRVPVAPTGPIPVPAPAALPAPAPAELAAPAAPAAPTAPTAPTAPTVPVAPPAPAQDSADTDHQDIR